The window TATTTTAGTGTAAAATTAATTAACAGGTAAGCTATTGTAAAATTGAGATGCGGTAACTTACTGGTAACAGTGTTGTAAGTTACTGCAAAAATACCATAAAATCCCTGTTAAACTGTTCATACGTTGCATTTATAATTTAAGTTAAACATTAGAACGCACAAAAATTACATTCATTATGTTGGCTAATGGGGCTTTACATTGGCGCACTGGgttgcacaattgcctcacagcaagaaggtcgctggttcgagccccagctggttcagttggcatttctgtgtggcatttgcatgttctccttacatgttgcatgttctccctgcataatctaaattggccgtaatgtatgtgtgtagatgcaagtgtgtataggtgtgtccTAGTGCTGGGTtttgactggaagggcatctgctgcaaaaaacatatggtggataagttggtggttcattcggctgtggcgacccctgataaataaaggtactTAGtgcaaggaaaatgaatgagcacaACAATTTAAGCACATTCTCAAACTTTATGATCATGAAAGTTTGTCTTGACAAACTATTTTTAATATAGTTTGCTCtgctttaattatatttatatgtaataaactATTTGACTGCCAAAGGAAATTCTCATATTGAATATTTGAACATGGATGTACACTTTTATCTCACCaccattcatttgtttttccCATGGCAGAACATTCTGAGGATACTGACCGTGGAGCTTTTCTGCGTAAACTGCTCGCAGTGGAAACAAACGCTACAAATAATggttaaaacctttttttaatccaAGTTCATTACCATTGATTTCCAAATGTATAATCTTGTGTTCCTCTGATTACTAACTAACCAATATAAATACCATTTATAGGCACAAAAGCAGTTATTAAGGATCAAAAACCTGAAAACTCTTCAAGCAGCTGGAAGGTTCTTGTGGCTGTTCTGGTGTCAGCAATCACCCTCTCTGTTTTTATAGCTGTAATGGCCAAATGCAAAGTTGTACACAGGTATCTGGCGAGCTACAGACACTCCAGACTCAGCGAGGTAGACGCCACTAGTCAATGTGACCCTGGCAACTTTGAGGTGGGGTTTGCGACCCATGGCGGCCCCGGGACCCGTGCGGTTGCACCTGACATTGAGGAAGATGACGATGGCTTTATTGAAGATAACTATATTCAAGCCAGTGAAAGTGAGAGAGCTACTAGAGAGACCACAttgactgatgatgatgatgatgatgaagaggaggaggagattGAGTTTAGTATTGGTTAGTCATAATAAGTCTAATGTTGTATTATGTGATGATATTTGTAATAACTTTCATTGAGAAGTCACTAACAAACATTTAGTATTGCATAATCAGTGGTTAAACTAATAATTGAATGATTAattgacaagaaaattaatatgCAACAGATTCATTATGTGTTTGAATgtttaaaggagtagttcacccaataatttacttaccctcagACCATAAATATGGTGGCCGAGAGATCTTAatttgctgcaatttaagaaatcaCGGGCAATTGCAAATAACGGCAGCAAATTGAGATAATATGTTCAAccatttgacagcacacatgctgcaaatcctcacaacataaacacatttttaaataacatgctgcattttctaacaatgcaaacagataaataaaacaagctgcattttctcacaacgcaaaaaaTTCacaaaacgcgctgcattttctcacaacactttcaactAGCATGGAGcacaatgaaaatgtttcaaggggaccctaaaaCTTGACGGACCCGACTATTTAGGTTatgtgctgcgtcccaattcgcatacttatactacgccctaaaagtatgtactttttttgtgaaggaaaaatatataattttgagcgTGTTAAAGAAGAGtttgcaagctttgggacatacaacttcctcgttaacagatcgttatgttgcttagttatgagccctgtcaatcatccacacatcatccacatttctgtcatttttaatgtgctaccttattggagaagtaGCAGCAGGATAATCTCCCATTtatgagtctttcatgcagagaaatttCCTGGTgtttggataattatgcattcagacatTAATGTCTAAACACGTCTTTAAATAGTTCagcattgttgttgcagatgaaatataacacaaaaaacatgatttaaatattaattcaaaCAAGTTTactgaagcctctctacttgacggttgatctcaccattcattcattttcttgtcggcttagtccctttattaatccggggtcgccacagcggaatgaaccgtcaacttatccagcaagtttttacacagcagatgctcttccagctgcaacccatctctgggaaacatccacacacaaattcacacacacactcatacactacagacaattttagcctacccaattcacctgttcctgGAATTcctggaaaccggagcacacggaagaaacccacgcgaaggaagggagaacatgcaaactccacacagaaacaccaattgagcctaagttcgaaccagcgacccagcggccttcttgctgtgaggcgtcagcactacctactgcgccactgcctcgcccttgatCTCACCatgttgtagtttatttacactatttccccgcgtttgtagttctaatccaATTCACATCCACCGCACAATATATTGTGGGCAATAGCAGCGATTAGAGTATGGACGGTTCTACACTTAAATTTTCTTTTTACCGGAAACAGTAAACCATCTAGGAACCTTTGGGGTActgttttcaacatactatgatttgggacatactaattctatttttaaatacttaCATCAAATAATTTAGAAggatagtatgcgaattgggatacagcaatggttatttaggctaataaatcaCAGAAGACAAGGGAATAAGGATGTTAAAATAAGCCACGGCAAAGCGGCGTCCGTCATGTTTTTGGATCACCTTGAAACATTTACGTTTCTGTTCTTTTTGCAAGCGTTtttagaaaatgcagcacgtttttgtaaattgtttgtgctgtgagaaaatgctgtgcattttattaatttgtttgctttgtggaaaaatgcagtgcttttttaaaaatgtgtttgcgttATGAGGATTTGCAGTATGcactgtcaaactgatgaagatctttccgtaatttgctgatgttttttgtaattgcatttgttttcttaaattgcagcatgttaggCTCTCTCGGTCACCGTACATAAATGATGCAAGTAACTTTTTTTCAGTAGAACAACTGGAACTGTTTGGCACTTTGAgagataaacaacaacaacatacaggAAAACATGTGACAAGTCATTAATGTATAAAATTGAATTGATTGGTCggcaaaaaattttgtttttgggtgaactgttccttaagccacattaatatttaattgaGGTTCATTATTTTGTAGCCTAATGCTTTCTAATTATTTCAGAAATTCACACATTTTGGCAATTTTGTACTTTTTACAATAGTGTATGAAAAGATGTGAATCAAAATGCAATGAAATTTGAATGTACAGTAGGCGTATTTGAACTATAATCTTAAATCGGATGTTTGCTAACAttaatgaaactttattttttaaataataatattaaaatatatatctaGCGTTTTTGGGCCATATACTGTACAGTCTATTACATTTTTGTTAGTTTTGTGTTTCACTTCAGTtctaaattaaatgatttttttttgttgagaaaaTTGCATTCCTATATTTTCCACTGGGCGCCGCCGTTGTGCTCATTACTAAAtccaaatgataaattataatttttattattatatattgtaaaaatcaTTTATAAATGACACAAGTAAACATTCAAGCCATAATATATTTCAGTCATGGCAAAAATTAGGGGTAATATTTTATATGTGCCTGTTGTTTCACCTAAAGGTAGCTGAAGTTGCGTCACGCTGTTTCTACATTACAATCGAGCGACGCGACAAAACTCGTTTGATTATAATGGCAGCGGTTTAATTCTGTCGCGTCGCGGTGATCAGCACAGCAACAAGCTCGGGCTGCACAACCGGTTAGACGCCTACAAACCCGGAAGACTCGCGTGTTAGGGATGGGGAATATCTTTCGGCATTTCAGCTGATTAAACTTTAGGAAAATTTGCTAAACTTCGACACCTGTCAGTTAGTTCTTGTCATCCAACACCTTTGACGAGGATGGCCGCGTCCGCGATCTTCATCCTGGACCTGAAAGGCAAGGTAAGTGCGCGTGCACCTGTCGGATGAAGGTCGGACAGTTTATACTCTTGTGTCACACTGTTTGAAACCTGTATAGCAAAGAATATTTGAGGTTTAAGGATCGTTTGGCAACATAAATTGTATTTACTCACTTTGAGGTTTATAAAAAATCCTATCTAATGATCTCAGGAGTGATACAGCCTCCACATCACACTCAAAGTTAACAGGACTGTCACTGAATGAAACTGGAGAGTTCACCTTTCACATATTTCATAACATTTAAATGCTATTATAGAAAACAAACATCAACTCGCTTCTGCTAATTAAAATGTACCCTACTATTTTTTGGGGATGTGGTGAagcttagtatttttttttttttttgtaaagtaaaGTAATTTACTGTAGGCTACATGACAGCCTACTGTATAGCCACAGCATTTGTAGCATTTTCTTGTTATTAAGCCAAAAGTGATATTGTGTATGTAGAACACTTATTAAAGGCAAACAAATCGTCTGTATTTAAATTCAAACATTTGTGAAAATGTTAAAATACATACTGTAAACACAATATTCCACCGTCATTCAGTGTAGCATGtataaatcaattattttaatcCTATGTAAATATATGAACGAATAATAGTTcgataaaacataataaataaaaatgtattgcaaagtataaaagttttatattacaattattttgtattttgcatGGTACTGTGATCTTTAAATAGATCAATAGGATTTTATTGTCAGTTTATTGacacttaaataataaataaataataaggttagaaaaaaaaacattctggtaTGTACCTGTATCACATGTTGTTGatcttatttttaatattgtcctCATTTATAAATCACTGTGGATGAAAGCATCCAGTGGATGATTAAGTGTAATTATGTcatcatcaaatgattcttgttctaaaAAAGACTGACAGGATTTTggtaaataaactatttttacactgaatgacattttagtgggtATCTTCTGTATATCCTGAttaattttaaatgcattatgtcgatttttttttattaattaattcatcaatatttttatttttacgttTGTTATTCAAGAGAAGATCACAGCACATTAGTTTGTG is drawn from Danio rerio strain Tuebingen ecotype United States chromosome 6, GRCz12tu, whole genome shotgun sequence and contains these coding sequences:
- the si:ch73-185c24.2 gene encoding type III endosome membrane protein TEMP precursor, giving the protein MGCVTHTVCVLLCFWVSGSSTLQTVGPCTVNRETAAFDCSGKRLTSVPKHIWMNVTYLDLSDNLLDLTRIDSFKRLNRFSNLVTLNLSGNYFPLLLKEHLYRLTSLKVLDLSRCKLAAVEADALSSLSNQFVQIRGEPNRHEVGKLKSLLNIDEHSEDTDRGAFLRKLLAVETNATNNGTKAVIKDQKPENSSSSWKVLVAVLVSAITLSVFIAVMAKCKVVHRYLASYRHSRLSEVDATSQCDPGNFEVGFATHGGPGTRAVAPDIEEDDDGFIEDNYIQASESERATRETTLTDDDDDDEEEEEIEFSIG